A region of Hydrogenimonas cancrithermarum DNA encodes the following proteins:
- a CDS encoding APC family permease, protein MHDKLGLKELIAIGIGSMIGGGIFSVMGLANAIAGHATVFVFVMGGIIAMFAGYNYARLAVTYRQDGASYTYLRHAFANKPMIAAFVGWSVIIGYIGTLALYAYTFGAYGSAMLGYADNVPIRILLAFLILSIFLFINLQGVRETGESEDVIVFFKVAIMMTLGIVGLFYIEPAHFRPLFDKGFSSILLSGALVFVAFEGFQLITNTVVETEDPERNTPLSIYLSILIVTLIYITLAISVMGVLTHEEIQASKEYAIAEALKPIFGEWGFVLASIAALLATGSAINGTLFGASRMLADIAHDGIFPSILARRNHKMIPYYALLLMFILAALFVLFGELESIVAFSSITFLLVSLAVGVANFILRRKTGSNIFIVTASILLMSGTIGLMLYHLYHENPKTLIDIGMIYLLIALLFFIFRMTKR, encoded by the coding sequence ATGCATGACAAACTCGGCCTCAAGGAGCTCATCGCCATCGGTATCGGAAGTATGATCGGCGGCGGAATCTTTTCGGTCATGGGGCTCGCCAACGCCATCGCCGGACACGCCACCGTTTTCGTCTTCGTGATGGGCGGTATCATCGCGATGTTCGCAGGCTACAACTATGCCAGGCTGGCCGTCACCTATCGGCAGGATGGCGCCAGTTACACCTACCTTCGGCACGCCTTCGCGAACAAACCGATGATCGCGGCCTTCGTCGGATGGAGCGTCATCATCGGTTACATCGGGACATTGGCGCTTTACGCCTACACATTCGGCGCCTACGGCTCCGCGATGTTGGGATATGCCGACAACGTTCCCATCCGGATACTTCTGGCGTTTCTCATCCTATCGATCTTTCTTTTCATCAATCTGCAGGGAGTCCGCGAAACGGGCGAAAGCGAAGATGTCATCGTCTTTTTCAAGGTGGCGATTATGATGACCCTCGGCATCGTCGGGCTCTTCTATATCGAACCCGCCCATTTCAGGCCCCTTTTCGACAAAGGGTTCTCCTCTATCCTGCTCAGCGGTGCACTCGTTTTCGTCGCGTTCGAAGGGTTCCAACTAATCACCAACACCGTCGTCGAGACCGAGGATCCCGAACGCAACACACCGCTGTCGATCTACCTTTCGATTCTCATCGTCACGCTCATCTACATCACGCTGGCCATCTCCGTCATGGGCGTTCTGACACATGAAGAGATTCAGGCCTCCAAAGAGTACGCGATCGCCGAAGCGCTCAAGCCGATCTTCGGGGAGTGGGGATTCGTTCTCGCATCCATCGCCGCGCTCCTGGCCACCGGCAGTGCGATCAACGGCACACTTTTCGGTGCGAGCCGGATGCTCGCCGACATCGCCCACGACGGCATTTTTCCATCGATCCTTGCACGAAGAAACCACAAGATGATCCCCTACTACGCGCTGCTTCTGATGTTCATCCTCGCCGCACTCTTCGTACTTTTCGGAGAACTCGAAAGTATCGTCGCCTTTTCCAGCATCACCTTCTTGCTCGTCTCGCTGGCTGTCGGCGTGGCAAACTTCATACTTCGGCGAAAAACGGGCTCCAACATCTTCATCGTCACCGCATCCATTCTCCTGATGAGCGGAACGATCGGGCTCATGCTCTACCACCTCTACCATGAAAATCCAAAGACGCTGATCGATATCGGAATGATCTATCTATTGATCGCGCTGCTCTTTTTCATCTTCCGCATGACCAAGAGATGA
- a CDS encoding carbonic anhydrase — MKPEHWEKGVEAFKTIHFKKHEEDFLELVEKGQNPKALFIGCSDSRVLPNLITSTGPGDLFVVRNVGNFVPPFKPDNDFHSTAAGIEYAVKHLEVGEVIVCGHSDCGACKALYEDHSGHEEDMIHTIKWLELGEPAKTLALKSVPTGDRAELLEATEKFSVIFQLQNLLTYPNVRERVAEGRLYLHGWYYRLDSGEVEYYDPDDHTFRPLVKGSGQ; from the coding sequence ATGAAACCGGAACACTGGGAAAAAGGGGTCGAAGCTTTTAAAACGATCCATTTCAAAAAGCATGAAGAGGATTTTCTGGAGCTTGTAGAAAAGGGGCAGAACCCCAAAGCGCTCTTTATCGGATGCAGTGATTCGCGTGTGCTTCCGAATCTCATCACCTCGACGGGGCCGGGCGACCTTTTTGTCGTTCGAAACGTAGGCAACTTCGTGCCGCCCTTCAAGCCCGACAACGACTTCCATTCGACGGCGGCGGGGATAGAGTATGCAGTGAAACATTTGGAAGTGGGGGAGGTCATCGTCTGTGGGCACAGCGATTGCGGAGCGTGCAAGGCGCTTTACGAAGATCACAGCGGCCACGAGGAGGATATGATCCACACGATCAAGTGGCTCGAACTGGGCGAGCCGGCCAAAACGCTGGCGCTCAAGAGCGTTCCGACCGGAGATCGTGCGGAACTTCTGGAGGCGACGGAGAAGTTTTCGGTGATCTTTCAGCTGCAAAATCTTCTGACCTATCCCAATGTCAGAGAAAGAGTGGCCGAAGGGAGACTCTACCTGCATGGATGGTATTACCGTCTCGACAGCGGGGAGGTGGAGTATTACGATCCCGACGACCACACCTTCCGCCCGCTGGTGAAAGGAAGCGGTCAGTGA
- a CDS encoding methyl-accepting chemotaxis protein: protein MFKNLKIGQKIHIPLILSILVATGIIVVNSYHSIQNIRKDVLAKEKRALSTYFMQKYEAKKQVGLTNAINLANNLYVIEALKENNRTLAITGLSKIDDEFKKYTDFKNIKIHVHTADLHSFLRLWKPEKYGDDLSGFRKTIVSVKENEVPLVAIEVGRAGLVLRGVAPVIEAHRYLGSVEFIQGLNSISKTAKKDGIDIVTVMDKRFSDIATFLKTRETLMGRYAVVTKKDAFDGKFVADLAGLKKLEPVFKSPNYFVVSLPIKDFSGEEVGYALVGKPLEEIESVIEHTSNALIVQLVIMLLVDFVMLAILIVVISKTVVKPIGELNRRIGDLAHGEGDLTRRIDVRTNDEIGEMARSINAFIEKVQKIIHSMKLSMERAVQVTETIEAGSDEIMRTVEAQNRLVHETKVLADGIKNDLRVAGASVAETSKDVEQTYRTLDHMQKTLRQMASKIVEDAGGAKEVAQNVTSLADQTNQIKDVIAIIKEIADQTNLLALNAAIEAARAGEHGRGFAVVADEVRKLAERTQKSLTEIDAAVSVIVQGVSQARDEIDSMAQNAELVTETTEKVVQETDRTMAWIEETIDLSQKAEKETRQIDHDLSDLVEKNEGLSQEAKTTEELACKLEAISKELQEVTESLKNEMDKFKV from the coding sequence ATGTTCAAAAATCTTAAAATCGGCCAGAAGATCCATATACCGTTGATTCTTTCGATACTCGTCGCGACCGGGATCATCGTGGTCAACTCCTATCACTCCATCCAGAATATACGAAAAGATGTCTTGGCGAAAGAGAAGAGAGCGCTTTCGACCTATTTTATGCAAAAATACGAAGCGAAGAAGCAGGTGGGCCTGACCAACGCCATCAATCTTGCCAACAACCTCTACGTCATCGAAGCACTGAAAGAGAACAACAGAACTCTCGCTATCACAGGGTTGTCGAAGATCGATGACGAATTCAAGAAATACACCGATTTCAAAAATATCAAGATCCATGTCCATACCGCCGACCTACACTCGTTCCTCAGGCTTTGGAAACCGGAAAAGTATGGGGACGACCTGAGCGGTTTCAGGAAAACCATCGTATCGGTCAAAGAGAACGAGGTACCTCTCGTAGCCATCGAAGTCGGACGAGCGGGCTTGGTGCTGAGGGGTGTGGCACCGGTGATCGAAGCGCATCGATATCTTGGAAGCGTGGAGTTTATCCAGGGGCTCAACTCTATTTCGAAAACCGCGAAAAAAGATGGCATCGACATCGTAACGGTCATGGACAAGCGCTTTTCCGACATCGCGACGTTTTTGAAGACCCGGGAAACCTTGATGGGAAGGTACGCGGTCGTGACGAAAAAGGATGCGTTCGACGGGAAGTTCGTTGCCGATCTGGCGGGTTTGAAAAAACTCGAGCCCGTTTTCAAAAGCCCGAACTACTTCGTTGTCTCTTTGCCGATCAAAGATTTCAGTGGCGAAGAGGTAGGCTATGCGCTGGTTGGAAAGCCGCTCGAAGAGATCGAAAGTGTCATCGAACATACCTCCAATGCCTTGATCGTTCAGCTCGTCATCATGCTGCTCGTCGATTTCGTCATGCTTGCCATCTTGATCGTGGTCATCTCCAAGACGGTAGTGAAGCCGATCGGAGAGTTGAATCGACGAATAGGGGATCTTGCACATGGCGAAGGTGACCTGACGCGGCGCATCGATGTGCGGACGAACGACGAAATCGGCGAAATGGCCCGATCCATCAACGCTTTTATCGAAAAAGTGCAGAAGATCATCCACTCCATGAAACTATCCATGGAGCGGGCGGTCCAGGTGACGGAGACGATCGAAGCCGGCTCCGACGAAATTATGAGAACCGTCGAAGCGCAGAATCGTCTGGTGCACGAAACGAAAGTATTGGCGGACGGGATCAAAAACGATCTTCGAGTCGCGGGTGCATCGGTCGCCGAAACTTCCAAAGATGTGGAACAAACCTATAGGACACTCGATCACATGCAAAAGACGCTGAGGCAGATGGCGTCGAAAATCGTCGAGGATGCGGGTGGTGCGAAAGAAGTTGCGCAGAACGTGACCTCTTTGGCGGACCAGACCAATCAGATCAAGGATGTCATCGCCATCATCAAGGAGATTGCGGACCAGACCAACCTGTTGGCGCTCAATGCCGCTATCGAAGCGGCACGGGCCGGTGAACATGGGCGCGGATTCGCCGTCGTCGCCGATGAGGTACGTAAACTCGCGGAGCGTACACAGAAGTCGTTGACGGAGATCGACGCTGCGGTTTCCGTCATCGTCCAAGGTGTCAGCCAGGCGAGAGACGAGATCGATTCGATGGCCCAGAATGCGGAGCTGGTGACCGAAACGACGGAGAAGGTCGTTCAGGAGACCGATAGGACGATGGCGTGGATCGAAGAGACGATCGATCTTTCGCAAAAGGCGGAGAAGGAGACCCGCCAGATCGATCACGATCTGAGCGATCTTGTAGAGAAAAACGAAGGATTGAGCCAGGAAGCGAAAACCACGGAAGAGTTGGCGTGCAAACTCGAAGCGATATCGAAAGAGTTACAGGAAGTGACCGAATCGCTCAAAAACGAGATGGACAAGTTCAAGGTGTAG
- a CDS encoding DedA family protein: MEEILNNLTTYGYIILFFYSLGGGFFALAAAGVLASMGKIDLATSIAVAFIGNFIGDQALLLFTRANRHQMLEYLKKHRRKLAYSHLLMKKYGTWVIFLQKYIYGVKTLVPIAIGLTRYDAVKFGILNFLAAAVWAVTIGSVSYLGGKTVLSMLDRAKENPWVLPLIGGAIIVSIAFLITRAVRK, translated from the coding sequence TTGGAAGAGATTCTCAACAATTTGACGACCTATGGATATATCATCCTCTTTTTCTACTCACTGGGGGGCGGATTTTTCGCACTCGCTGCGGCCGGGGTGCTTGCATCGATGGGCAAGATCGATCTCGCCACGAGCATCGCCGTCGCGTTTATCGGCAACTTCATCGGCGACCAGGCGCTGCTGCTCTTTACGCGGGCGAACAGACACCAGATGCTGGAGTATTTGAAAAAACACCGAAGAAAACTCGCCTATTCGCATCTTTTGATGAAAAAATACGGCACATGGGTCATCTTTTTGCAGAAGTACATCTATGGCGTCAAAACACTTGTGCCTATCGCTATCGGGTTGACACGGTACGATGCGGTGAAATTCGGGATACTCAACTTTTTGGCGGCGGCGGTCTGGGCCGTGACAATCGGTTCGGTTTCGTACCTTGGAGGGAAAACGGTTCTTTCGATGCTGGATAGGGCGAAGGAGAATCCATGGGTGCTGCCGTTGATCGGCGGAGCGATTATCGTTTCCATAGCTTTTCTGATCACAAGAGCGGTTCGCAAATGA
- a CDS encoding APC family permease: protein MTGNIVVIAVTLLITTLLFSKPVEKSGWWTAMAIPLASIIGSGFLVIAPILQMSVGRLAVFAMASLVLVAYAIGSAIRFNIRYVEPKLAAGTLHAVALTFERFSEWALAFAYIVSVTYYLTLFGDFLLRGAGMVDETLARTVTTAVILFIAFYGHHRGFNFLDKFEALKLGIIAGLLAGLAYGNYVAWEDGIWHLPPGGDTPGLHEFRMVLGMLIVVQGFETSRYLGEKFPPELRIRTMRYAQWVSGAIYVLYIALMLYYFNYPLPQSGQDTAIINLSVQIATILPILLVSLALIAQFDAAVADAQGGSGLLEELSEKRITQGVGYMVIAAGGLLIIWTSNVFEIITYASRAFALYYALQSMVAAMTAFKHDDIPGRMAKFFGYTLVASIALSVVIFGIPAEG from the coding sequence ATGACTGGAAATATCGTCGTCATCGCCGTCACGCTTCTGATCACGACCCTTCTTTTTTCCAAGCCGGTCGAAAAAAGTGGATGGTGGACGGCCATGGCGATTCCACTCGCTTCGATTATCGGGAGCGGTTTTTTGGTCATCGCGCCGATCCTGCAGATGAGTGTCGGGCGGCTGGCGGTCTTCGCTATGGCATCGCTGGTCCTCGTAGCCTATGCGATCGGTTCCGCCATCCGTTTCAACATCCGCTATGTCGAACCGAAGCTGGCAGCCGGTACGCTTCACGCCGTGGCGTTGACGTTCGAACGTTTTTCGGAGTGGGCGCTCGCATTCGCCTATATCGTGTCGGTCACCTACTACCTCACACTCTTTGGCGACTTTCTCCTTCGCGGTGCTGGCATGGTCGACGAGACGCTCGCCCGCACCGTCACGACAGCCGTCATACTCTTCATCGCCTTCTACGGCCATCACCGGGGTTTCAACTTTCTGGACAAATTCGAAGCGCTGAAACTCGGTATCATCGCCGGTCTGCTGGCGGGGCTCGCCTACGGCAATTATGTCGCATGGGAGGATGGCATCTGGCATCTGCCACCCGGCGGCGACACCCCCGGGCTCCATGAGTTTCGTATGGTGCTGGGAATGCTCATCGTCGTTCAGGGATTCGAAACGTCGCGCTATCTGGGCGAAAAGTTTCCGCCGGAGCTTCGCATTCGCACCATGCGCTACGCCCAGTGGGTTTCGGGCGCTATCTATGTGCTCTATATTGCGCTGATGCTCTACTACTTCAACTACCCCCTCCCTCAGAGCGGCCAAGATACGGCCATCATCAACCTTTCGGTCCAGATCGCGACGATTCTGCCGATTCTGCTCGTCTCACTGGCGCTGATCGCCCAGTTCGATGCGGCAGTGGCGGATGCACAGGGAGGAAGCGGTCTTCTGGAAGAGTTGAGCGAAAAGCGGATCACCCAGGGGGTCGGCTATATGGTCATCGCGGCAGGGGGCCTTCTCATCATCTGGACCTCCAACGTTTTCGAAATCATCACCTATGCATCCCGGGCGTTTGCGCTCTACTATGCGCTTCAGAGTATGGTGGCTGCGATGACGGCGTTCAAACACGACGATATCCCTGGGCGCATGGCGAAATTTTTCGGCTATACGCTTGTCGCGTCGATCGCTCTTTCGGTCGTGATTTTCGGTATCCCCGCGGAAGGATAG
- a CDS encoding ketopantoate reductase family protein, translating to MKIAIVGAGGVGGFLAAMLVRAGEEVFLVARGKHLAAIREKGICVELNGERICSKPRSLSDDPADFATTMDAVLFCTKGYDLENAAESVRPVVNAKTLLVPLGNGVGNAETLKRLFPDNPVANGAIYIVSHIRSPGVVAVKGKGAYVVIGVDGKIPEAVERLGRTLKRAGIRTKVSDTVTTDVWKKYLLIAALATLTSCYGKPMGAIVEEHRDELDAILHEILAVGRAEGAILDESNIARVIEQVAKVPYDSPTSMWLDFEAGGETELEQLSGYIVEKANVHGIDVPLMKKCYEALKKEGSPSSV from the coding sequence GTGAAGATCGCCATTGTCGGAGCGGGTGGTGTCGGTGGATTTCTGGCGGCGATGCTGGTACGTGCAGGGGAAGAGGTTTTTCTTGTCGCACGCGGAAAACATCTGGCGGCGATCCGCGAAAAGGGGATCTGTGTCGAATTGAACGGCGAGCGGATTTGCAGCAAACCCCGTTCCCTTTCCGACGATCCGGCCGATTTCGCGACGACGATGGATGCCGTGCTCTTCTGTACCAAGGGGTACGACCTCGAAAACGCCGCCGAATCGGTGCGTCCAGTCGTGAATGCGAAGACGCTGCTGGTGCCGCTTGGAAACGGTGTCGGCAATGCCGAAACGTTGAAGCGGCTTTTCCCCGACAATCCGGTCGCCAACGGAGCGATCTACATCGTTTCGCATATCCGATCTCCCGGTGTCGTTGCGGTCAAAGGGAAAGGGGCCTATGTGGTCATCGGAGTCGACGGGAAAATTCCCGAAGCGGTCGAGCGTCTGGGGCGCACATTGAAACGGGCGGGTATCAGGACGAAAGTGAGCGATACCGTGACGACCGATGTCTGGAAAAAGTATCTGCTGATCGCCGCACTGGCGACGCTGACGAGCTGCTACGGCAAACCGATGGGAGCGATCGTCGAGGAGCACCGCGACGAACTCGATGCGATACTGCACGAGATTCTGGCCGTGGGGCGTGCCGAAGGCGCGATACTGGACGAAAGCAACATCGCACGGGTGATCGAACAGGTTGCAAAGGTGCCCTACGATTCGCCCACTTCGATGTGGCTCGACTTCGAAGCGGGCGGAGAGACGGAGCTCGAGCAGCTGAGTGGGTATATCGTGGAAAAAGCCAACGTTCACGGCATCGATGTACCTCTCATGAAAAAGTGCTATGAAGCACTGAAAAAAGAGGGTTCGCCTTCTTCGGTGTGA
- the ovoA gene encoding 5-histidylcysteine sulfoxide synthase, whose product MIPTMRPPSLYGNDPETKREEIRRYFHAAFDTFESLFTLLRNDDVFYHRPEPLRHPHIFYFGHTAVFFVNKLLLAKMIDERIDPKLESVFAVGVDEMSWDDLNEAHYDWPSVDATRAYRDKVRELVDRLISSLPLELPITWESPWWVILMGIEHERIHIETSSVLIRQTDISLVQPRSDWPRCRISGDAPDNTLLPVPGKKVVIGKAKNDDFYGWDNEYGHHEADIPDFKASKYLVTNAEYMPFVEAGGYENDEWWEEEGLAWRNFKKAKHPLFWIPAEKGYRYRALAEIIEMPMDWPVDVNYHEAKAFCNWLGEKRGKKLRLPTEDEWYRLYARCNVPDVPEWGEKAPANINLEHYASACPVTEFRHGDFFDAVGNVWQWTETPIYPFEGFEVHPVYDDFTTPTFDTRHNLIKGGSFVSTGNETLKSARYAFRRHFYQHAGFRYVESDYQERVGSASYESDTQVSQYCEFGWGREYFGISNYPETCAKICIETSVGKPRKRALDIGCAIGRSTFELATAFEKVTGLDFSARFIGMAEKMRNAGRIRYQIPTEGELVEYMEAVLPERLANVADRVDFWQADACNLKPIFTGYDLVFAGNLIDRLYDPAKFLRDITERINGGGILVLTSPYTWLEAYTPKAKWLGGFKRDGEPVTTLEGLEAHLEPAFRLVETRDVEFVIRETARKFQHSVAQMSIWEKQ is encoded by the coding sequence ATGATTCCGACTATGCGACCGCCTTCACTCTACGGAAACGACCCCGAAACGAAACGGGAAGAGATACGCCGTTATTTCCATGCGGCGTTCGATACGTTCGAATCGCTTTTCACTCTGCTCAGAAACGACGATGTTTTCTATCATCGGCCCGAACCGCTTCGCCACCCGCACATCTTCTACTTCGGCCACACCGCCGTCTTTTTCGTCAACAAACTGCTTTTGGCGAAGATGATCGACGAACGGATCGACCCGAAACTGGAGTCGGTCTTCGCCGTCGGCGTCGACGAAATGAGCTGGGACGATCTGAACGAGGCGCACTACGACTGGCCGAGCGTCGACGCGACGCGCGCCTACCGCGACAAAGTCCGAGAACTCGTCGACCGTCTCATCTCGAGTCTGCCCCTCGAGTTGCCGATCACATGGGAATCGCCGTGGTGGGTCATTCTAATGGGGATCGAGCACGAGCGCATTCACATTGAAACCTCGTCGGTCTTGATCCGTCAGACCGACATCTCACTGGTGCAGCCACGTTCCGATTGGCCCCGCTGCAGGATAAGCGGCGACGCACCTGACAACACGCTGCTCCCCGTTCCCGGCAAAAAGGTGGTCATCGGCAAAGCGAAAAACGACGACTTCTACGGATGGGACAACGAATACGGCCACCACGAAGCCGATATCCCCGACTTCAAAGCCTCCAAATATCTCGTTACCAACGCCGAATACATGCCGTTCGTCGAAGCGGGCGGCTACGAAAACGACGAATGGTGGGAAGAGGAGGGGCTGGCATGGCGCAACTTCAAAAAGGCGAAACACCCCCTCTTCTGGATTCCTGCCGAAAAGGGCTACCGCTACCGTGCGCTTGCCGAAATCATCGAGATGCCGATGGATTGGCCCGTCGACGTCAACTACCATGAAGCGAAAGCGTTTTGCAACTGGCTCGGCGAAAAGAGGGGCAAAAAGCTGCGCCTGCCGACCGAAGACGAATGGTATCGCCTCTATGCGCGATGCAATGTACCCGACGTACCTGAATGGGGCGAAAAAGCGCCCGCCAACATCAACCTCGAGCACTACGCCTCCGCCTGCCCCGTCACGGAGTTTCGTCATGGCGACTTCTTCGATGCCGTCGGAAACGTCTGGCAGTGGACCGAAACCCCCATCTACCCCTTCGAGGGTTTCGAAGTGCATCCGGTCTACGACGACTTCACGACACCGACTTTCGACACTCGCCACAACCTCATCAAAGGAGGTTCGTTCGTCAGTACCGGCAACGAAACACTGAAAAGCGCCCGCTACGCTTTCCGCCGCCACTTCTACCAACATGCGGGGTTCCGTTACGTCGAGAGCGACTACCAAGAGCGTGTCGGATCGGCATCCTACGAGTCCGATACGCAGGTGAGCCAATACTGCGAGTTCGGCTGGGGCCGCGAATATTTCGGCATTTCCAACTATCCCGAAACCTGCGCGAAAATCTGTATCGAAACGAGTGTAGGCAAGCCGCGCAAACGGGCACTGGACATCGGCTGCGCGATCGGACGCAGCACTTTCGAACTGGCAACCGCTTTCGAAAAGGTAACGGGGCTCGACTTCTCCGCCCGTTTCATCGGCATGGCCGAAAAAATGCGAAACGCGGGACGCATCCGCTATCAGATACCGACCGAAGGGGAGCTGGTCGAGTATATGGAAGCGGTGCTGCCGGAACGTTTGGCGAACGTTGCCGATCGCGTCGATTTCTGGCAAGCGGACGCGTGCAACCTCAAGCCCATCTTCACCGGCTACGACCTCGTCTTCGCCGGCAACCTCATCGACCGCCTCTACGACCCGGCAAAGTTTCTGCGCGACATCACGGAACGCATCAACGGCGGCGGCATCCTGGTGCTCACCTCCCCCTACACCTGGCTCGAGGCATACACCCCGAAAGCCAAATGGCTCGGGGGCTTCAAGAGAGACGGCGAACCGGTCACGACACTCGAGGGGCTCGAGGCGCACCTCGAACCCGCTTTCCGCCTCGTCGAGACGCGCGACGTCGAATTCGTCATCCGGGAAACAGCCCGAAAGTTCCAGCACTCGGTGGCGCAGATGAGTATCTGGGAGAAGCAGTGA
- a CDS encoding MalY/PatB family protein, whose product MNFDRIIDRAGTYSVKYDEREAKFGTDDLLPLWVADMDLPSPECVVQALQRRAGHPIYGYTVYPDRFFEAIVRWMRQRHGWKIQRETIIPIPGVVPALDFLVTALTEPDDAILIQPPVYHPFFRLAKNHGRRSLENRLRFENGRYEIDFDDFRKKAKEAKLFILCSPHNPVGRVWRHEELETMVHICLEEKCLIVSDEIHADIVYAGNRHIPTASLSPEVADITITLNAPSKTFNIAGLNTAYAIISNDSLRRRFETELRRYDLTMGNLFGVEALMAAYEGGETWLEALLAYLQGNIDFVTGFLAREMPAIRPISPEATYLMWLDCQALGMDDERLEKFFVEKAKLGLNTGLSFGSGGSGFMRLNIGCPRPILEEAMGRLKEAEYEDA is encoded by the coding sequence GTGAACTTCGACCGTATCATCGACCGTGCAGGCACCTACAGCGTCAAATACGACGAACGCGAAGCGAAGTTCGGCACCGACGACCTCCTCCCGCTCTGGGTCGCCGACATGGACCTCCCTTCGCCGGAATGTGTCGTGCAGGCACTCCAGCGGCGTGCAGGACATCCGATTTACGGGTACACGGTCTACCCCGATCGCTTTTTCGAAGCGATCGTGCGCTGGATGCGGCAGCGGCATGGCTGGAAGATCCAACGGGAGACGATCATCCCGATACCCGGTGTCGTGCCCGCCCTCGACTTTCTCGTCACAGCCCTCACCGAACCGGACGACGCCATTTTGATTCAGCCGCCCGTCTACCACCCCTTTTTCCGTCTGGCGAAAAACCACGGCAGACGTTCGCTCGAAAACCGGCTCCGCTTCGAAAACGGCCGCTACGAAATCGATTTCGACGACTTCAGAAAAAAGGCGAAAGAGGCGAAACTCTTCATCCTCTGCTCGCCCCACAATCCGGTAGGCCGCGTCTGGCGCCACGAAGAGCTCGAAACGATGGTACACATCTGTCTCGAAGAGAAGTGCCTCATCGTAAGCGACGAGATCCATGCCGATATCGTCTACGCAGGAAACCGCCACATTCCCACCGCTTCTCTTTCGCCTGAAGTCGCCGACATCACGATTACACTGAACGCCCCCTCCAAAACCTTCAACATTGCAGGGCTGAACACCGCCTACGCGATCATCTCGAACGACTCGCTCCGACGCCGTTTCGAAACCGAACTGCGCCGTTACGACCTGACCATGGGAAACCTCTTTGGCGTCGAAGCGCTGATGGCAGCGTATGAAGGGGGTGAAACGTGGCTCGAAGCGCTGCTGGCCTACCTTCAGGGCAACATCGACTTCGTCACCGGCTTTTTGGCACGTGAAATGCCCGCCATTCGGCCCATCTCACCCGAAGCGACCTACTTGATGTGGCTCGATTGCCAAGCGTTGGGGATGGATGACGAGAGACTCGAGAAATTTTTTGTCGAAAAGGCGAAACTGGGCCTCAACACAGGTCTCAGTTTCGGAAGCGGCGGCAGCGGCTTCATGCGCCTCAATATCGGATGCCCGCGTCCGATACTCGAAGAGGCGATGGGGCGGCTGAAAGAAGCGGAGTACGAAGATGCATGA